In Candidatus Bipolaricaulota bacterium, the genomic window TCCTGACGTTCGGGCTGGCCATGGTGCTCACCGAATTTTCCAACCTGATGTGGACGTCCCAGTCGAGGAAACTCCCGTTAAGATATGTCTATTCATCGGCGAGCATCGGGTCGCTCACGTTCGGGACGTTCGGGTTCACCTACCTCCTCGGGGCGGTCGTCGTTCTCATCGCCCTCCTCTGGTTCCTGCGCTACACCCGGACCGGACAGGCGGCGCTCGCCGTGGGACAGAATCCCCGCGGGGCGAAGCTGGTCGGGATCGATGTTAACCGTACCTATCTCTTGATCTTCAGCCTCTCCATCGCCATGGTCGCCGCCATCGGCGGGCTGTTCCTCACCGGGCACTCGATCTTCCCCGGGGTCGGAGCGCCATACACGATGAAGTCGTTCTGCCTGATCGCCATGGCCGGGGTGGGGAACCTGCCCGGAATCCTCTGGATGGGGCTGGGATTGGGAACCGCCGAGGCGTTCGTCTCTTCCTTTCAGGGCTACGGCGGCTGGTCGGACGTTGTCTTCTTCGCTCTCCTCATCGCCGTGATCATGGCCAAGTCGTACCGGAGGCACACCGCATGAAAAATTGGAGATACATCGTTTACGGGATCATCATTGCATTAGCTGTCTCGTTTCCGTTCTACACCGGCCTGTACCTGCGCCAGGTGGCGATAACGATCCTGATCTACATGGGACTCGCTTTGAGCTGGGACATGCTCCTGCGTTCGGGACAGCTGAGCTTCGGCACCGCCGGATTCTTCGGACTCGGCGCTTACACGGCTGTTCTCTTCCAGCTCGGAACCGGAGCCCATCCGATCATCGGAATAATCCTCGGCGGAGCGGTGGCGTTTATCGTAGCGCTGGGGCTGGGATTCGCCGTTCTGCGGCTGCGGGGGATGTACTTCGCCATCGTCACGCTGGCGCTGGCGAGCATATTCATGCTGATCGTGAAGAACATCCCCTCTCTCACCGGGGGGCCGGCCGGGAGGATGCTCCCCTCGGTCGTCTTCGGCGGCGACGCCAGCAAGATGTATTGGCTAGCCCTGGCCGTTGTACTGATCACCATCGCTGCATCCGAGGCCTTCCAGCGGACGCGGATCTACTTTGCTCTCACTTCCATCCGCGATAACGAGCTCGTTGCTAAATCGAGCGGCGTCGATGTATTCAGGTACCTGGTGTTCGCCTTTTCCGTCACCGCCGCCCTGCAGGGGATAATCGGCGGAACCTACGCGCAGATCTACGGGTTCGTCTCTCCCGAGGAGACGTTCAACGTCAACTTCCTCCTCCTCCCATTGGCGATGGCGCTGCTGGGCGGGATCTACAGCACAGCCGGGCCGATCGTCGGCGCGCTGGTCCTCGGGGCACTGGGAGAGTACCTAAAACTGCAGATTCCCTATGGGCATCGACTCGTCTACGGGGTGATCATCATCGTCGTCATGCTGTTCATGTCGCGCGGGATCGTGGGGACGATCCGGGCGCTCACCCGCCGCGGGCAGGATAGGAAGGCCGTCCCATGAGGAAAAGTGAGTATCGGATTTATGGTCGGAGGTCCAACCAATGCCCATTCTGAGAACTGATGCCCTGACCATCCGCTTCGGCGGGTTGGTCGCACTCGACGGAGTGGATCTGGAGCTTGGAAAAGATGAAATCCTGGGGATAATCGGCCCCAACGGAGCGGGGAAGAGCACCTTCATCAACGTCGTCTCCGGGGTGTATCCTCCATCGAGCGGGAGGGTGTTCTTCGACGGGAGGGATGTCACCTCACTCCCGGCACATGCCAGGTGCAGGCTGGGGATCGGGAGAACCTTCCAATTAATCCATCCGCTCACCGATCTGAACGCGCTTCAGAACATCATGGTCGCCGCTCTGTTCGGCCGCGGCATGAACCTGCGCGAGGCGCGCAAGGAGGCGATCGCGATCGCCGATTTTCTCGGCCTTCCCAACCCGGAGCGCGACGTATCGAGCCTCACCGCCCTGGAGATCAAAAAGATGGAGATCGCCCGCGCCCTGGCGTCCCGGCCCAAGGTGCTGTTCCTTGATGAAGTCATGGCCGGCCTCAACATCGACGAAACCGATGAGATCATCGATGCCGCCCGCGAGATCCGCGCGCGTGGAGTCGCGCTCTGTGTCGTCGAGCACGTGATGAGCGTCATCCGCAAGCTGACCGATCGGGTGGTCGTTCTGGACGGCGGGAAGGTGATCGCAGACGGCCCGTACGAACAGGTCTCCAGCAATGAACGGGTGATCAGCGCCTATCTCGGGGAGGAGGATTAGATGCTTCGGGTGGAGAAGATCAACAACTTCTACGGCAAACAACACGTGTTGTGGGATCTATCGCTTGAGGTCGGGGAAGAGTGCGTCGGGCTGTTCGGTCCCAACGGTGCGGGAAAGACCACGCTCGTAAACGCGATCCTGGGAGTCGCCCGACCAG contains:
- a CDS encoding branched-chain amino acid ABC transporter permease — protein: MESATRFKWKYVLLPLLIVGVAVVLGVWKPYALIQGLQRGGLYALIALPMALILGIVGIINLAHGEFMMLGAYFAYWLSVHTGIDPLVAMIPAFLAFFIIGALTYLVTIKPVLKAPELNQLLLTFGLAMVLTEFSNLMWTSQSRKLPLRYVYSSASIGSLTFGTFGFTYLLGAVVVLIALLWFLRYTRTGQAALAVGQNPRGAKLVGIDVNRTYLLIFSLSIAMVAAIGGLFLTGHSIFPGVGAPYTMKSFCLIAMAGVGNLPGILWMGLGLGTAEAFVSSFQGYGGWSDVVFFALLIAVIMAKSYRRHTA
- a CDS encoding branched-chain amino acid ABC transporter permease, with protein sequence MKNWRYIVYGIIIALAVSFPFYTGLYLRQVAITILIYMGLALSWDMLLRSGQLSFGTAGFFGLGAYTAVLFQLGTGAHPIIGIILGGAVAFIVALGLGFAVLRLRGMYFAIVTLALASIFMLIVKNIPSLTGGPAGRMLPSVVFGGDASKMYWLALAVVLITIAASEAFQRTRIYFALTSIRDNELVAKSSGVDVFRYLVFAFSVTAALQGIIGGTYAQIYGFVSPEETFNVNFLLLPLAMALLGGIYSTAGPIVGALVLGALGEYLKLQIPYGHRLVYGVIIIVVMLFMSRGIVGTIRALTRRGQDRKAVP
- a CDS encoding ABC transporter ATP-binding protein, with protein sequence MPILRTDALTIRFGGLVALDGVDLELGKDEILGIIGPNGAGKSTFINVVSGVYPPSSGRVFFDGRDVTSLPAHARCRLGIGRTFQLIHPLTDLNALQNIMVAALFGRGMNLREARKEAIAIADFLGLPNPERDVSSLTALEIKKMEIARALASRPKVLFLDEVMAGLNIDETDEIIDAAREIRARGVALCVVEHVMSVIRKLTDRVVVLDGGKVIADGPYEQVSSNERVISAYLGEED